The following proteins are encoded in a genomic region of Nitratireductor sp. GISD-1A_MAKvit:
- a CDS encoding RidA family protein: MARHIEKRLLELGVELPDAAAPVANYVPYVQAGNLLMTSGQLPMKDGKLMAMGLLGRDLGVEAGKLAAKWCAVNILAQTRAALGDLERIKRVVRISVYVASTPDFTEQHLVANGASDFLAAALGERGRHARAAVGMASLPMNAPVEIDAVIEVENN, translated from the coding sequence ATGGCGCGTCACATTGAAAAACGACTGCTGGAACTGGGTGTTGAACTGCCGGATGCGGCAGCCCCCGTTGCCAATTACGTACCCTATGTTCAGGCCGGCAACCTGCTCATGACCTCCGGCCAGCTTCCCATGAAGGACGGAAAACTGATGGCCATGGGCCTGTTGGGAAGGGATCTGGGCGTTGAGGCAGGCAAGCTTGCGGCCAAGTGGTGTGCGGTCAACATTCTTGCACAGACACGCGCCGCCCTGGGAGATCTCGAACGAATCAAACGCGTCGTGCGCATTTCCGTCTATGTCGCATCGACCCCCGATTTCACCGAACAGCATCTCGTGGCAAACGGTGCCTCGGACTTTCTCGCAGCCGCATTGGGCGAGCGCGGCCGCCACGCGCGCGCTGCCGTCGGCATGGCTTCTCTTCCGATGAATGCCCCTGTCGAGATCGATGCCGTGATAGAGGTTGAAAACAATTGA
- a CDS encoding glycerophosphodiester phosphodiesterase — protein sequence MSAQSWLTAQPIAHRGLHDMNKVRWENTLSAFQAAIDGAYAIECDVHLSSDDVPMVFHDHALRRLTGQDGTIAGKTAAQMGALKVGDTADHVPTLREMLALVAGRVPLVIELKGSDGHDDALVARAVEALDGYSGPVALMSFEHRLVRQLARLAPHLPRGLTAEGLSVEAIEAHFSMLAHDLSFVSYAVTELPNPFITFVRERLAMPVITWTVKDQKSADHTFANADQITFEGFVPLVS from the coding sequence TTGAGTGCACAGTCCTGGCTGACCGCACAGCCGATTGCTCATCGCGGTCTGCACGACATGAACAAGGTGCGCTGGGAGAACACGCTCTCAGCGTTCCAGGCCGCCATCGACGGGGCCTACGCGATCGAGTGCGATGTGCATCTTTCGAGCGATGACGTTCCGATGGTGTTTCACGACCATGCCCTGCGACGGCTGACGGGACAGGATGGGACGATTGCGGGCAAGACTGCCGCCCAGATGGGCGCACTCAAGGTCGGTGATACGGCCGACCACGTGCCCACACTGCGCGAAATGCTTGCGCTTGTCGCCGGCCGGGTGCCGCTGGTGATCGAGCTCAAGGGTTCGGATGGTCACGACGACGCGCTGGTTGCCAGGGCCGTCGAGGCCCTAGATGGCTATTCGGGGCCGGTGGCGCTCATGTCGTTCGAGCACAGGCTGGTGCGTCAGCTCGCCAGGCTTGCACCGCACCTGCCGCGTGGCCTGACTGCCGAGGGGCTTTCTGTCGAAGCAATCGAAGCCCATTTTTCGATGCTGGCCCATGACCTCTCATTCGTATCCTATGCCGTCACGGAACTTCCCAACCCGTTCATCACCTTCGTGCGGGAGAGGCTCGCGATGCCGGTCATCACCTGGACGGTCAAAGACCAGAAATCGGCCGATCACACTTTCGCCAATGCAGACCAGATAACCTTCGAAGGCTTCGTGCCGCTGGTATCATGA
- a CDS encoding GNAT family N-acetyltransferase: MAGDLTLTVTSSFSDIPKSDWEGLAGTNRRIRSTPYNPFLSHAFLSSLEESGCATRESGWLGQHLLLRSADGVLLGAVPCYLKSHSQGEYVFDHGWADAFERVGGRYYPKLQASVPFTPARGPRLLTREEARSSVVRDALAQGLKTLTGRLGVSSAHVTFAVDEDMSALERAGFLTRTDQQFHFFNRGYENHGDFLATLASRKRKALKKERRTALENGIEIDWLTGSDLNEAVWDDFFSFYLDTGSRKWGRPYLNRQFFSLIGERMADDILLVMARRNGRYIAGAINFIGSQTLYGRNWGCVEDHPFLHFEVCYHQAIDFAISRGLDTVEAGAQGEHKLARGYEPVTTRSAHFIPHEGLRRAVAQYLELERRDVAEINRVLGEHTPFRKN, from the coding sequence ATGGCGGGCGATCTGACCCTCACGGTCACATCGTCTTTCTCCGACATACCGAAATCCGACTGGGAAGGCCTTGCGGGCACGAACCGCCGGATACGAAGCACGCCCTACAACCCCTTTTTATCCCACGCGTTTTTGTCCAGCCTGGAAGAAAGCGGATGCGCCACGCGGGAAAGCGGCTGGCTGGGCCAGCACCTGCTTCTGCGTTCGGCCGATGGCGTGCTGCTAGGGGCAGTGCCCTGCTACCTCAAATCGCACAGCCAGGGCGAATATGTGTTCGATCACGGCTGGGCCGACGCCTTTGAGCGGGTCGGCGGGCGATACTACCCCAAACTGCAGGCCTCGGTGCCGTTCACACCGGCGCGGGGCCCCCGTCTGCTCACCCGCGAGGAGGCGCGCTCCAGCGTGGTGCGCGATGCACTGGCGCAGGGCCTGAAGACCCTCACGGGCCGGCTCGGGGTTTCTTCCGCCCATGTGACGTTTGCGGTGGATGAGGACATGAGCGCACTGGAGCGGGCCGGTTTTCTGACGCGCACCGATCAGCAGTTTCATTTCTTCAATCGCGGCTATGAAAACCATGGCGATTTTCTCGCCACACTCGCCTCACGCAAGCGCAAGGCGCTGAAGAAGGAACGGCGTACCGCGCTCGAAAACGGCATCGAGATCGACTGGTTGACGGGATCCGACCTGAACGAAGCGGTCTGGGACGATTTTTTCAGCTTTTATCTCGACACCGGCAGCCGAAAGTGGGGACGCCCCTATCTCAACCGCCAATTCTTTTCGCTGATCGGCGAACGCATGGCCGACGACATACTGCTCGTCATGGCACGCCGGAACGGTCGCTACATTGCCGGCGCGATCAACTTCATCGGTTCGCAAACGCTCTATGGCCGCAACTGGGGCTGCGTGGAAGACCATCCGTTTCTGCATTTCGAGGTCTGCTATCATCAGGCCATCGATTTCGCCATTTCGCGCGGCCTCGACACCGTTGAGGCCGGTGCACAGGGTGAACACAAGCTTGCCCGTGGTTACGAGCCGGTCACCACCCGTTCGGCGCATTTCATCCCCCATGAAGGTTTGAGGCGCGCGGTGGCACAATATCTCGAGCTTGAGCGAAGAGACGTGGCGGAAATCAACCGCGTTCTCGGAGAGCACACCCCGTTTCGAAAGAACTGA
- a CDS encoding multidrug efflux SMR transporter produces the protein MTYAYLIVAILFEVVATTALKQTDGFSRLIPSLVTLVGYGVAFFFLSLTLRTMSVGIVYALWSGAGIVFITAIGWLWFRQALDTPALIGVALIIAGVLVINLFSKSVMH, from the coding sequence CTGATTGTGGCAATCCTGTTCGAAGTCGTGGCCACGACCGCGCTGAAACAGACGGACGGGTTCTCTCGTCTGATCCCCTCGCTCGTGACGCTCGTTGGCTATGGGGTTGCGTTCTTTTTCCTGTCGCTCACACTGCGCACCATGTCTGTCGGCATTGTCTACGCGCTATGGTCGGGTGCGGGTATTGTTTTTATCACCGCGATTGGCTGGCTGTGGTTCCGGCAGGCGCTCGACACGCCTGCGCTGATCGGCGTTGCGCTGATCATTGCCGGAGTGCTCGTCATCAACCTGTTTTCGAAATCGGTGATGCACTGA